A genomic segment from Burkholderia plantarii encodes:
- a CDS encoding non-ribosomal peptide synthetase, translating into MAENMIERLRSLAVQRGTDTALVTVDAHGDTRYDYAALERRAIALAALLRERGAGGQAARVLLAMDSGIDYVAAFFGCLYAGAIAVPVYPPESLRGQHLARLAAIAADADAAFVVTTGALAGKLGEAFARIAPGAACIEMDRLDHAGVDAQAFLPHAAAPADIAFLQYTSGSTSTPKGVMVTHGSLWANEIAIREGLGVTADDVFVSWLPLYHDMGLIGTLSQPVFSGIPLVLMSPQFFLERPVRWLEAIARHRGTISGGPDFAYRLCADRIGDEARAALDLSSWRLAFSGSEPVRKATLDAFVERFVPQRFDPAALFPCYGLAEATLYVSGVGRGRGARAPGFDPAALERGRVLADAAGTALVSCGTPPSGHEIAIVERESGAALPAGAIGEILVRGPSVAAGYWRRADATAASFVERDGAVWLRTGDLGFVHDGELFVAGRIKDLLIVRGRNLYPQDLELAIERDVELVRRGRVAAFAVEVQGQEGIGIAAEVSRNVRKIATPEAIAAALTEAVAIACGEPAAVVVLLNPGGLPKTSSGKVQRAACGRGWRDRSLDAYATLVQGQRIDAAADPAPTGGGADHAAASAATAGIESELAGIWRELLPAVPPRPAGTASFFALGGSSLAAVQVAAAVQARWAIDYTARDVFTAPTLQGAAARIGERLALGTAAPAVAFAPLDAEARRVAIAADAQRSLWLTWLRDPSSAAYNMSGELRLDGPLDAEALRLALGDVVREHDVLRARFELGDEGEALQIVEAGLAIALPLTVCESAADLDRVTRDVAQAPFDLETGPLLRAHLVRIAPQSHRLLIALHHIVADGWSVNVLLDALGRAYAARTRGAAASGSTPTDAPAWQYTDYVAWERASLGEAALQRQLDYWRTQLAGDGDPAAAARLFARPANHTSGAQRGVEFSLPREVAAKLRRFAAERHATPFMAMLAVLNAVLHDLSGRDEIRVGAPVSLRKRPEAQALIGYFINVQVLRTRLDVQRGFAALLDAVRDTVLAAHEHQDVPFDRLVGALLPNRANGDETLFQVKLTEQRPFDTRGFAPLDAQLRVLPNEAPHFDLALDFTDSGASIDCLLAYDDAVFDAAFVARFVARFATFAARLVEAPALPLERAVADAAAAADAGEAGASDGHDADDLLTLWDASVAHDGARLALRDGARTMSYAELDAAADALAARLVTLSIGTEARVAVLAERSIEHVLAMLAALKAGATWLPLDPRAPAARLSAQLADSGAAVLLHAVPLPDGVEPAAAVPLAFRHETPAAVRAPRVSPPLRHADRAAYMIYTSGSTGEPKGVVVTHRALANYVRGMLATLDAPADASFAMVSTPAADLGHTTLFGSLASGRTLHLIAPDLVFQPDAFARYMAAHRIGVLKIVPSHLAALLSAARPEQVLPAAALIVGGERTPAALLARITALAPACRVFNHYGPTETTVGVAMHAWPADAAPTRDLPLGRALPGMRIHLLDANLARVADGEDGELYVGGPGVARGYHGRAGLTAERFVPDPFLAGERLYRTGDLGRIGADGLLEYRGRADDQVKVRGYRVEPAEVERALAGLDGVRGAAVLAHEAPGGTRLAAFVVGGPRGTALLEAAARVLPDYMVPADAIALEALPLNANGKLDRAALRAQLEAHLAKTLGADPAAQLPDAPQDDTERTIAAIWADVIEIDVGRIGRSRNFFEVGGDSLLGLKVVARARKAGITITPKQLFQRLTLAELAGKAAAASAAKAAGSVANNTSASAVGAADPARPALASTGSFELSAIPRLPAAARLRGPASYAQQRLWFLWQLAPASRAYHVSGGLWLTGDVDAAALRDAFATIVARHDVLRTRFVANASGEVDAWLDEQVSIDWRDETVASGGLEAAARALADEPFDLGAGPLLRAGLYREAAKGAGRRLLAVSMHHIVSDGWSVQVLLEELVAFYRARVLGEATPLADLPIQYADYAAWQRDWLDAGERERQLAYWKTTLGDSHPVLSLPMDGTRNAHGEYAAGRYLLVLPASLAQAVKACAQRRSATPFMVLLAAFQALLHRYTGQDDIRVGVPVANRHRVETERLIGFFVNTQVMRASFDGDDTLDTLLERLRLGTVGAQAHQDLPFDVLVEALRPERSLSHSPLFQVMFNHQRRDWRVLDGLPGLTIEPHRLPTTMAQFELMLNTHEDADGTLTLEFSYARELFAEATIARLAAHYQRCVAAIAQGDPDVRIADIALTDDAERAMLDAWSRNDTVYDEIEPVFHAFERHAAAYPDDEALVFGDTTLTYAELNARANRLAHWLRVRGVGVESRVGISAERSIELVIALYAIMKAGAAYVPLDPSYPADRIAAMIDDSGIGLLLAQRDIDLPSRDGVERVDLDTLDLSDASSLPANNPDVKLDGANLAYVIFTSGSTGRPKGVGNRHDSLSNRLVWMQREYGLRRGETVLQKTPFSFDVSVWEFFWPLMVGARLAIAAPGAHRDPAELAKTIVAHRVTTLHFVPSMLQAFVASEAEATSCGTTLKRIVCSGEALPADLRERVANVLPGVGLFNLYGPTEAAIDVTAWTCIDEAGRAVPIGRPIAATQTWVLDARLNPVPPGVPGELYLGGAGLARGYLGRPDLTAERFVPDPFATVPGARLYRTGDLARWRTDGALDYLGRVDHQVKIRGLRIELGEIESALTALPSVREAVVVALDGRLIAYVTSEASEALDPAALRTALSARLPDYMVPWRVVVLDALPLSPNGKVDRRALPAPEAANDDGANHEPPHAGIETDLAAIWAELLGTTHIGRHDSFFDLGGHSLLVVRLNARIGLDLNASLPLATSFDARTLAAQAEAIERVRAAQPGDDTLRDLDLFMDSL; encoded by the coding sequence ATGGCAGAAAACATGATCGAGCGGTTGCGCTCGCTGGCCGTGCAGCGCGGGACCGACACCGCGTTGGTGACCGTCGACGCGCATGGCGACACGCGCTACGACTACGCGGCGCTCGAACGCCGCGCGATCGCGCTGGCCGCGCTGCTGCGCGAGCGCGGCGCGGGCGGCCAGGCGGCGCGCGTGCTGCTCGCGATGGACAGCGGCATCGACTACGTCGCCGCGTTTTTCGGCTGTCTCTACGCGGGCGCGATCGCGGTGCCGGTCTATCCGCCCGAATCGCTGCGCGGCCAGCATCTCGCGCGGCTCGCCGCGATCGCGGCCGATGCCGACGCCGCGTTCGTGGTGACCACGGGCGCGCTCGCCGGGAAGCTCGGCGAGGCGTTCGCGCGGATCGCGCCGGGGGCGGCCTGCATCGAGATGGACAGGCTCGATCACGCGGGCGTCGACGCGCAGGCGTTCCTGCCTCATGCCGCCGCGCCCGCCGACATCGCGTTCCTGCAGTACACCTCGGGCTCGACCTCGACGCCGAAGGGCGTGATGGTCACGCACGGCAGCCTGTGGGCCAACGAGATCGCGATCCGCGAGGGGCTCGGCGTGACGGCCGACGACGTGTTCGTCAGCTGGCTGCCGCTCTATCACGACATGGGCCTGATCGGCACGCTTTCGCAGCCGGTGTTCAGCGGGATTCCGCTGGTGCTGATGTCGCCGCAGTTCTTCCTCGAACGGCCGGTGCGCTGGCTCGAGGCGATCGCGCGTCATCGCGGCACGATTTCCGGCGGCCCCGATTTCGCCTACCGGCTCTGCGCCGACCGCATCGGCGACGAGGCGCGCGCCGCGCTCGACCTGTCGAGCTGGCGGCTCGCGTTCTCCGGTTCCGAGCCGGTGCGCAAGGCGACGCTCGACGCGTTCGTCGAACGCTTCGTGCCGCAGCGCTTCGATCCCGCCGCGCTGTTCCCGTGCTACGGGCTCGCCGAGGCCACGCTCTACGTGTCCGGCGTCGGGCGCGGACGCGGCGCGCGCGCGCCCGGCTTCGATCCCGCCGCGCTGGAGCGCGGGCGCGTGCTGGCCGACGCGGCCGGCACCGCGCTGGTGTCGTGCGGCACGCCGCCGAGCGGCCACGAGATCGCGATCGTCGAACGCGAGAGCGGCGCGGCGCTGCCCGCCGGCGCGATCGGCGAGATCCTCGTGCGCGGCCCGAGCGTCGCGGCCGGCTACTGGCGGCGCGCCGATGCGACGGCCGCCAGCTTCGTCGAGCGCGACGGCGCCGTCTGGCTGCGCACCGGCGATCTCGGCTTCGTCCACGACGGCGAACTCTTCGTGGCCGGCCGCATCAAGGACCTGCTGATCGTGCGTGGCCGCAATCTCTATCCGCAGGACCTGGAGCTCGCGATCGAGCGCGACGTCGAACTCGTGCGGCGCGGGCGCGTGGCCGCGTTCGCCGTCGAGGTGCAGGGGCAGGAGGGCATCGGCATCGCGGCCGAGGTGTCGCGCAACGTGCGCAAGATCGCGACGCCCGAGGCGATCGCCGCCGCGCTGACCGAGGCCGTCGCGATCGCCTGCGGCGAGCCGGCCGCCGTGGTCGTGCTGCTGAACCCGGGCGGCCTGCCGAAGACGTCGAGCGGCAAGGTGCAGCGCGCCGCCTGCGGGCGCGGCTGGCGCGATCGTTCGCTCGATGCCTATGCAACGCTCGTGCAGGGGCAGCGCATCGACGCCGCGGCGGATCCGGCGCCGACGGGCGGCGGCGCGGACCATGCCGCCGCAAGCGCGGCAACTGCCGGTATCGAATCGGAGTTGGCCGGGATCTGGCGCGAGCTGCTGCCGGCCGTGCCGCCGCGGCCGGCCGGCACGGCGAGCTTCTTCGCGCTCGGCGGCAGCTCGCTCGCCGCCGTGCAGGTGGCCGCGGCCGTGCAGGCGCGCTGGGCGATCGACTACACGGCGCGCGACGTGTTCACCGCGCCGACCTTGCAGGGCGCGGCCGCGCGGATCGGCGAGCGTCTCGCGCTCGGCACGGCGGCGCCGGCCGTCGCGTTCGCGCCGCTCGACGCCGAGGCGCGCCGCGTCGCGATCGCCGCCGATGCGCAGCGCAGCCTGTGGCTGACCTGGCTGCGCGATCCGTCCAGCGCCGCCTACAACATGAGCGGCGAGCTGCGGCTCGACGGCCCGCTCGACGCCGAGGCGCTGCGGCTCGCGCTTGGCGACGTGGTGCGCGAGCACGACGTGCTGCGCGCGCGTTTCGAACTCGGCGACGAGGGCGAGGCGCTGCAGATCGTCGAGGCCGGGCTCGCGATCGCGCTGCCATTGACCGTCTGCGAATCGGCGGCCGATCTCGATCGCGTCACGCGCGACGTCGCGCAGGCACCGTTCGACCTCGAAACCGGGCCGCTGCTGCGCGCGCATCTGGTGCGGATCGCGCCGCAATCGCACCGGTTGCTGATCGCGTTGCATCACATCGTGGCGGACGGCTGGTCCGTGAACGTGCTGCTCGACGCGCTCGGTCGGGCCTACGCGGCCCGCACGCGCGGGGCGGCGGCTTCCGGTTCGACGCCGACGGATGCGCCGGCGTGGCAATACACCGACTATGTGGCCTGGGAGCGTGCCTCGCTCGGCGAGGCCGCGCTGCAGCGGCAACTCGATTACTGGCGCACGCAGCTCGCCGGCGACGGCGATCCTGCCGCCGCCGCGCGCCTGTTCGCGCGACCCGCGAATCACACGAGCGGCGCGCAGCGCGGTGTCGAATTCTCGCTGCCGCGCGAGGTGGCCGCGAAGCTGCGGCGCTTCGCGGCCGAGCGGCACGCGACGCCGTTCATGGCGATGCTGGCCGTGCTGAACGCGGTGCTGCACGACCTGAGCGGGCGCGACGAGATCCGCGTCGGCGCGCCGGTTTCGCTGCGCAAGCGGCCCGAGGCGCAGGCGCTGATCGGCTATTTCATCAACGTGCAGGTGCTGCGCACGCGCCTCGACGTGCAGCGCGGCTTCGCGGCGCTCCTCGATGCCGTGCGCGACACCGTGCTGGCCGCGCACGAGCATCAGGACGTGCCGTTCGACCGGCTGGTGGGCGCGCTGCTGCCGAACCGCGCGAACGGCGACGAGACGCTGTTCCAGGTCAAATTGACCGAGCAGCGGCCGTTCGATACGCGCGGTTTCGCCCCGCTCGACGCGCAGCTGCGCGTGCTGCCGAACGAGGCGCCGCACTTCGATCTCGCACTCGATTTCACCGACAGCGGCGCATCGATCGACTGCCTGCTCGCCTATGACGACGCGGTGTTCGACGCCGCGTTCGTGGCGCGCTTCGTGGCGCGCTTCGCGACGTTCGCGGCGCGGCTCGTCGAGGCGCCGGCGCTGCCGCTCGAACGCGCGGTGGCCGATGCCGCGGCGGCCGCCGATGCGGGCGAGGCGGGCGCATCGGACGGGCACGATGCCGACGACCTGCTGACGCTGTGGGACGCCAGCGTCGCGCATGACGGCGCCCGGCTCGCACTGCGCGACGGCGCCCGTACCATGTCCTATGCCGAACTCGACGCGGCGGCCGACGCACTGGCCGCGCGGCTCGTCACACTCAGCATCGGCACCGAGGCGCGCGTCGCCGTGCTGGCCGAACGCTCGATCGAGCACGTGCTGGCGATGCTGGCCGCGCTGAAGGCCGGCGCGACCTGGCTGCCGCTCGATCCGCGCGCGCCCGCCGCGCGCCTGTCGGCGCAACTGGCCGACAGCGGCGCGGCCGTGCTGCTGCACGCGGTGCCGCTGCCGGACGGCGTGGAGCCAGCAGCGGCCGTGCCGCTCGCGTTTCGTCACGAGACGCCGGCCGCCGTGCGCGCGCCGCGCGTCTCGCCGCCGCTGCGCCATGCCGATCGCGCCGCCTACATGATCTACACCTCGGGCTCGACCGGCGAGCCGAAGGGCGTGGTCGTCACGCATCGCGCGCTCGCGAACTACGTGCGCGGCATGCTCGCCACGCTCGACGCGCCGGCCGACGCCTCGTTCGCGATGGTCTCGACGCCGGCCGCCGACCTCGGCCACACGACGCTGTTCGGCTCGCTCGCGTCGGGCCGCACGCTGCATCTGATCGCACCGGACCTGGTGTTCCAGCCCGACGCGTTCGCGCGCTACATGGCCGCGCATCGCATCGGCGTGCTGAAGATCGTGCCGAGCCATCTGGCGGCGCTGCTGTCGGCCGCGCGGCCGGAGCAGGTGCTGCCGGCCGCCGCGCTGATCGTCGGCGGCGAGCGCACGCCGGCCGCGCTGCTGGCGCGGATCACCGCGCTCGCGCCGGCCTGCCGCGTGTTCAACCACTACGGCCCGACCGAGACCACGGTCGGCGTCGCGATGCATGCATGGCCGGCCGATGCCGCGCCCACGCGTGACCTGCCGCTCGGCCGCGCGCTGCCCGGCATGCGAATCCATCTGCTCGACGCGAACCTGGCGCGCGTCGCCGACGGCGAGGACGGCGAGCTTTACGTCGGCGGCCCCGGCGTGGCGCGCGGCTACCACGGGCGCGCGGGGCTGACCGCCGAGCGCTTCGTACCCGATCCGTTCCTGGCTGGCGAGCGGCTCTACCGAACCGGCGACCTTGGCCGGATCGGCGCCGACGGCCTGCTCGAATACCGTGGCCGTGCCGACGATCAGGTCAAGGTGCGCGGTTATCGCGTCGAGCCGGCCGAGGTCGAGCGCGCGCTCGCGGGCCTCGACGGCGTGCGCGGCGCGGCCGTGCTCGCGCACGAGGCGCCGGGCGGCACGCGGCTCGCCGCGTTCGTGGTCGGTGGCCCGCGCGGCACCGCGCTGCTGGAAGCCGCCGCGCGCGTGCTGCCCGACTACATGGTGCCGGCCGACGCGATCGCGCTCGAAGCGCTGCCGCTGAACGCGAACGGCAAGCTCGATCGCGCGGCGTTGCGCGCGCAACTGGAGGCGCATCTCGCGAAGACGCTGGGCGCCGACCCGGCTGCGCAGTTGCCGGATGCGCCGCAAGACGACACCGAGCGGACCATCGCGGCGATCTGGGCCGACGTGATCGAGATCGACGTCGGCCGTATCGGCCGCAGCAGGAATTTCTTCGAAGTGGGCGGCGATTCGCTGCTCGGGCTGAAGGTCGTGGCGCGTGCGCGCAAGGCCGGTATCACAATCACGCCGAAGCAGCTGTTCCAGCGGCTGACGCTCGCGGAGCTGGCCGGGAAAGCGGCGGCGGCGAGCGCGGCGAAGGCGGCCGGCAGCGTCGCCAACAACACGTCGGCTTCAGCAGTCGGCGCAGCCGATCCGGCTCGCCCGGCCCTGGCATCGACCGGCTCGTTCGAACTTTCGGCGATTCCGCGCTTGCCGGCCGCCGCGCGCCTGCGTGGCCCGGCATCCTACGCGCAACAGCGGCTCTGGTTCCTGTGGCAACTGGCGCCCGCGAGCCGCGCATATCACGTTTCGGGCGGCCTGTGGCTGACGGGCGACGTCGATGCGGCGGCGCTGCGCGACGCGTTCGCGACGATCGTCGCGCGGCACGACGTATTGCGCACGCGCTTCGTGGCGAACGCGTCCGGCGAGGTCGATGCCTGGCTCGACGAGCAGGTGTCGATCGACTGGCGCGACGAGACGGTGGCGAGCGGTGGCCTCGAAGCGGCGGCGCGCGCGCTGGCCGACGAGCCGTTCGACCTCGGCGCCGGGCCACTGTTGCGCGCGGGGCTGTATCGCGAAGCGGCGAAGGGTGCCGGCCGCCGGTTGCTGGCCGTCTCGATGCACCACATCGTCTCGGACGGCTGGTCGGTGCAGGTGCTGCTGGAGGAACTGGTCGCGTTTTATCGTGCGCGCGTGCTCGGCGAAGCGACGCCGCTGGCGGACCTGCCGATCCAGTATGCCGATTACGCGGCGTGGCAGCGCGACTGGCTCGACGCCGGCGAACGCGAGCGCCAGCTCGCCTACTGGAAGACGACGCTCGGCGATTCGCATCCGGTGCTGTCGCTGCCGATGGACGGCACGCGCAACGCCCACGGCGAATACGCGGCGGGGCGTTATCTGCTGGTCTTGCCGGCCTCGTTGGCGCAGGCGGTGAAGGCCTGCGCGCAGCGTCGCTCGGCCACGCCGTTCATGGTGCTGCTCGCGGCGTTCCAGGCGCTGCTGCATCGCTACACGGGGCAGGACGACATCCGCGTCGGCGTGCCGGTGGCGAACCGCCATCGCGTCGAGACCGAGCGGCTGATCGGCTTCTTCGTCAACACGCAGGTGATGCGCGCGAGCTTCGACGGCGACGACACGCTGGACACGTTGCTAGAACGGCTGCGTTTGGGGACGGTTGGTGCGCAGGCGCATCAGGATCTGCCGTTCGACGTGCTGGTCGAGGCGCTGCGCCCCGAGCGCAGCCTCAGCCACAGCCCGCTGTTCCAGGTGATGTTCAACCATCAGCGGCGCGACTGGCGCGTGCTGGACGGCCTGCCGGGCCTGACGATCGAGCCGCATCGCCTGCCGACCACGATGGCGCAGTTCGAGCTGATGCTCAACACGCACGAGGATGCGGACGGCACGCTGACGCTCGAATTCAGCTATGCACGTGAACTGTTCGCCGAGGCGACGATCGCGCGTCTGGCCGCGCATTACCAGCGCTGCGTTGCCGCGATCGCGCAGGGCGATCCGGACGTGCGTATCGCCGATATCGCGCTGACCGATGACGCCGAGCGCGCGATGCTCGACGCGTGGAGCCGCAACGATACCGTCTATGACGAAATCGAACCGGTGTTCCATGCGTTCGAGCGTCATGCGGCGGCGTATCCCGACGATGAAGCGCTTGTATTCGGCGATACGACGTTGACCTATGCCGAACTGAACGCGCGCGCGAATCGCCTCGCGCATTGGCTGCGCGTGCGGGGCGTCGGGGTGGAGTCGCGCGTCGGCATTTCGGCCGAGCGTTCGATCGAACTCGTGATCGCGCTCTACGCGATCATGAAGGCGGGCGCGGCCTACGTGCCGCTGGATCCGTCCTATCCGGCCGACCGGATCGCGGCGATGATCGATGACAGCGGCATCGGCCTGCTGCTCGCGCAGCGCGATATCGACCTGCCGTCCCGAGACGGCGTCGAGCGCGTCGATCTCGACACGCTCGACCTGTCGGACGCGTCATCGCTTCCGGCCAACAATCCGGACGTGAAGCTCGACGGCGCGAATCTCGCCTACGTGATCTTCACCTCGGGCTCGACCGGGCGTCCGAAGGGCGTCGGCAACCGCCACGACAGCCTGTCGAACCGCCTCGTCTGGATGCAGCGCGAATACGGGCTGCGGCGCGGCGAGACGGTGCTGCAAAAGACGCCGTTCAGCTTCGACGTATCGGTCTGGGAATTCTTCTGGCCGCTGATGGTGGGTGCGCGGCTGGCAATCGCGGCGCCGGGCGCGCATCGCGATCCGGCGGAACTGGCGAAGACGATCGTGGCGCATCGCGTGACGACGCTCCATTTCGTGCCGTCGATGTTGCAGGCGTTCGTGGCGAGCGAGGCGGAAGCGACCTCATGTGGTACGACGCTGAAGCGGATCGTGTGCAGCGGCGAGGCGCTGCCGGCCGACCTGCGCGAACGCGTGGCGAACGTGCTGCCGGGCGTGGGGTTGTTCAATCTCTACGGCCCGACCGAAGCCGCGATCGACGTGACCGCATGGACCTGCATCGATGAAGCGGGCCGCGCGGTGCCGATCGGCCGGCCGATCGCGGCCACGCAGACCTGGGTGCTCGATGCACGGTTGAACCCGGTGCCGCCGGGCGTGCCGGGCGAGTTGTACCTCGGCGGCGCGGGCCTCGCGCGTGGTTATCTGGGGCGCCCGGACCTGACGGCCGAGCGCTTCGTGCCGGACCCGTTCGCGACCGTGCCCGGCGCGCGGCTGTACCGCACGGGCGACCTCGCGCGCTGGCGCACGGATGGCGCGCTCGACTATCTGGGCCGCGTCGATCATCAGGTGAAGATTCGCGGACTGCGGATCGAACTGGGCGAGATCGAGTCGGCGCTGACGGCGCTGCCCTCGGTACGCGAGGCGGTGGTGGTGGCACTCGACGGAAGGTTGATCGCTTACGTAACGAGCGAGGCATCCGAAGCACTCGACCCGGCAGCGCTTCGCACCGCGCTGTCCGCACGCCTGCCCGACTACATGGTGCCGTGGCGCGTCGTGGTGCTCGACGCGCTGCCGCTGAGTCCGAACGGCAAGGTGGACCGGCGCGCGCTGCCGGCACCGGAAGCAGCAAACGACGACGGCGCGAACCACGAACCCCCGCACGCCGGCATCGAAACCGACCTGGCCGCGATCTGGGCCGAACTGCTCGGCACGACGCACATCGGCCGCCACGACAGCTTCTTTGATCTCGGCGGCCATTCGCTGCTCGTCGTGCGCCTGAACGCGCGGATCGGCCTGGACCTGAACGCGAGCCTGCCGCTCGCCACGTCGTTCGACGCGCGCACGCTGGCCGCGCAAGCCGAGGCCATCGAACGCGTGCGTGCCGCGCAACCCGGCGACGACACGCTGCGCGACCTCGATCTCTTTATGGATTCGCTTTGA
- a CDS encoding YqcI/YcgG family protein: protein MRSTEDKVNVMPQPGVATPGSEGFDPGDWKSRVIAGRALGAAANPPAWLDASYETLRKQVMHPDYPCFFGTMAEKRGEMFYAYVNGKDISQLPATMQTFAELALRPEYRKNNIAVFFEPDPQPLTHEAYQQHFWQILQHLHDVDPDPKADAQPDPSDGDWEFSFAGVETFVVCACPSFRSRHSRNLGPGMVLLFQPRSVFVDTITNKVIGREARNQVRKRLETWDEVAAHPDLGFYGDPGNLEWKQYFLDDANLPADDRCPFLKRQKQNVEAARAAFGQASAADVVIAADFAPSRAGVVQARPAAADEAGARHWQQHRIVAQQDQYGAVSSWHGQDHRHGPQARERHEVGEE from the coding sequence ATGCGATCAACCGAGGACAAGGTCAACGTGATGCCGCAACCCGGCGTGGCGACACCCGGCAGCGAGGGCTTCGATCCGGGCGACTGGAAGAGCCGCGTCATCGCCGGACGCGCGCTCGGCGCCGCCGCAAACCCGCCGGCCTGGCTCGACGCGTCGTACGAGACGCTGCGCAAGCAGGTGATGCACCCCGACTATCCGTGCTTCTTCGGCACCATGGCCGAGAAGCGCGGCGAGATGTTCTACGCCTACGTGAACGGCAAGGACATCTCGCAGTTGCCCGCCACGATGCAGACCTTCGCGGAACTGGCGCTGCGGCCCGAGTACCGCAAGAACAACATCGCGGTGTTCTTCGAGCCGGACCCGCAGCCGCTCACGCACGAGGCTTACCAGCAGCACTTCTGGCAGATCCTGCAGCACCTGCACGACGTCGATCCCGATCCGAAGGCCGACGCGCAGCCCGATCCGTCCGACGGCGACTGGGAGTTCTCGTTCGCGGGCGTGGAGACCTTCGTGGTCTGCGCGTGCCCGTCGTTCCGCTCGCGCCACAGCCGCAACCTCGGGCCGGGCATGGTGCTGCTGTTCCAGCCGCGCAGCGTGTTCGTCGACACCATCACCAACAAGGTGATCGGCCGCGAGGCGCGCAACCAGGTGCGCAAGCGCCTGGAAACCTGGGACGAGGTGGCGGCGCATCCGGATCTGGGTTTCTACGGCGACCCCGGCAACCTCGAATGGAAGCAGTATTTCCTCGACGACGCGAACCTGCCGGCCGACGACCGCTGCCCGTTCCTGAAACGCCAGAAGCAGAACGTGGAAGCGGCCCGCGCCGCGTTCGGCCAGGCGAGCGCCGCCGACGTGGTGATCGCCGCCGACTTCGCGCCGTCGCGCGCGGGCGTGGTGCAGGCGCGGCCCGCCGCGGCCGACGAGGCCGGCGCGCGGCACTGGCAGCAGCACCGCATCGTGGCGCAGCAGGATCAGTACGGCGCGGTGTCGTCCTGGCACGGCCAGGACCATCGCCACGGACCGCAGGCGCGCGAGCGTCACGAGGTCGGCGAGGAATGA